A stretch of DNA from Synechococcus sp. PROS-9-1:
CAGGACTGCGAATAGCTGCAGGATGCGTGTGCAGTCTGCTGTTTTTAGGCGTCTCACCGCGTCCGTTGTGGGCTGCTTCTCAGCTGGAAGTGCAGATCGATGGCACGGTTATTCCATTTTCGATTGGTGATTTGGCGCTATGGGCGCGGTCTGATGGACGTCACCGCTCCGAGCTCAGTACTTGGTTCTCGTTGTTAGCGCCAGATAGTCGTGCAGGGGTTTTGGAGCTGCTTCAGGCTCCAGTGGTCCTTGATCGCAGCATGGCGCGCCAGCTGATGAATAGCTGGGCTGGCCGGCAATTGTTTGATCAATTTGCCGATTTAGTTCGGGTCGACAATGACAAGGAGGGGGTCATCGTTCGTCAAACGATTAACGACCTTCTAAGCCGACAGCAGCAGGTCTCGAGCTTGGATTTGCTTGAGGCTTTACCTGCGGACAGCGTTCGTCTTGATCTCGATCTCTTGCTCGAGCTGGCATCCAGTTGGCGGATGCAACTGGAGCGCCAACAAAATTTGGTGCGCAGTTTGGATCGTTTCCCCGTGACGGCCTCAGCTGCTGATCGTGCCGCTGTCTCCCCTCAAGACTCGGGCTCATTGTTGGAACCGCACTTGATCTCCTTAGCGGTCAGCCATCGCGAGGAGCCATTGGGGTTTCAGCTCTGGTTGCCTGGGGAGGGGTCCCCAAAACGAGAGCAATGGATGGTGCTGATGCCTGGATTAGGCGGTAGCCCAGATCATTTTCGCTGGCTTGGCCGCGGCCTGAGTCGTCGCGGTTGGGCCGTCTTGGTTCTAGAGCACCCGGGCAGCGATGACGTAGCGGTCCAAGCGCTATTGGAGGGGCGTCTCCCCCCTCCCGGTGTGGAAGTGCTTCCCGCTCGGCTGAAGGATCTTGATGCCCTGCTTAAGGCCCGTGATCAGGAAGTGTTTCAAGTGCCGGGTCAACGCTTGGTCCTGGCTGGCCACTCCCTGGGTGCCTTCAGTGCGTTGCTATCCACAGGTGCACGGCCGGCTCCAGGTCTTGCGCGGCGTTGCTCTTCGGTTTTGGGTGATTTACCGCTCAGCAATTTGTCGCGCTTGTTGCAGTGTCAGTTGGTCGATGTTTCGTTGCCAAAGCAAGTCGCACCCAAGGGTTTGTCGGCTGTGATTGGCTTCAACAGTTTTGGCAGCCTGCTCTGGCCTGCTGGCTCTCTTTCAAAGACCGTCAAAGTTCCTGTGTTGTTCACTGGCGGCACCCTTGATCTGATCACGCCGCCGCTCAGCGAACAGTTGGGTTTGTTGTTGGCAATGCCTGCCGATCCTTCTAGCCGCGTGGTGCTTGTTGAGGGGGCGAGTCATTTTTCCCCCGTGCGCGTTGAGGGGCAGAGGCAAGGTGGACGCGGTGAGGATCTCTTCCAGCTGGGTGAAGAGCTCGTGGGTGTTCAGCCGCTCCAGGTGCAAGCGCTCTTAGAGCAGGAGGTGGTGCAGTTTTTAGTGGAACAAGAACAGAGCAAAGCTGAGCATCAAACTCCTGCCAAGACGCTGCATTTGAAGCTTGGAGAGCTTCACCTTCATCGGCTCGATC
This window harbors:
- a CDS encoding alpha/beta hydrolase, which gives rise to MRRRSTGLRIAAGCVCSLLFLGVSPRPLWAASQLEVQIDGTVIPFSIGDLALWARSDGRHRSELSTWFSLLAPDSRAGVLELLQAPVVLDRSMARQLMNSWAGRQLFDQFADLVRVDNDKEGVIVRQTINDLLSRQQQVSSLDLLEALPADSVRLDLDLLLELASSWRMQLERQQNLVRSLDRFPVTASAADRAAVSPQDSGSLLEPHLISLAVSHREEPLGFQLWLPGEGSPKREQWMVLMPGLGGSPDHFRWLGRGLSRRGWAVLVLEHPGSDDVAVQALLEGRLPPPGVEVLPARLKDLDALLKARDQEVFQVPGQRLVLAGHSLGAFSALLSTGARPAPGLARRCSSVLGDLPLSNLSRLLQCQLVDVSLPKQVAPKGLSAVIGFNSFGSLLWPAGSLSKTVKVPVLFTGGTLDLITPPLSEQLGLLLAMPADPSSRVVLVEGASHFSPVRVEGQRQGGRGEDLFQLGEELVGVQPLQVQALLEQEVVQFLVEQEQSKAEHQTPAKTLHLKLGELHLHRLDRDAAQALVAQ